A genomic region of Magnetococcales bacterium contains the following coding sequences:
- a CDS encoding malate dehydrogenase, with translation MARPIRVAVTGAAGNISYSLLFRIAAGDVFGKDRPVQLRLLEIPAAMKVLEGVVMELDDCGFATLQSVVVTDKPTEAFDGVNCALLVGSKPRSPGMQRSDLIRENGPIFVGQGKALDRAAEDVRILVVGNPCNTNCLIAMSNSMVPQDRFTAMMALDHNRATSMLAHKAHVPVAAVSHVTIWGNHSNNQYPDFENALINDRPVTEVIADEQWLREDFVKAVQERGAEILKVRGGSSAASAANAAIDAAKFFNEATPDNQWYSIAVRSDGQYGVDKGLIFGYPVRYDGKGSWEVVEGLNMSDWAKGKFQKVLDELRQEREVVKDLLQ, from the coding sequence TTGCCGCCGGGGATGTGTTCGGCAAGGATCGCCCCGTGCAGTTGCGCTTGTTGGAGATTCCCGCCGCCATGAAGGTGCTGGAAGGCGTGGTCATGGAATTGGATGACTGCGGCTTCGCCACACTGCAGTCGGTGGTGGTCACCGACAAACCGACGGAAGCCTTCGACGGGGTCAACTGCGCCCTGCTGGTGGGTTCCAAGCCCCGCTCTCCGGGCATGCAGCGTTCTGATCTCATTCGTGAAAACGGGCCCATCTTCGTGGGGCAGGGCAAGGCGTTGGATCGTGCTGCGGAAGACGTGCGCATTCTGGTGGTGGGCAACCCCTGCAACACCAACTGCCTGATCGCCATGAGCAACAGCATGGTGCCCCAGGATCGGTTTACCGCCATGATGGCCCTCGACCACAACCGCGCCACCAGCATGCTGGCCCACAAGGCCCATGTCCCGGTCGCCGCCGTTTCCCATGTGACCATCTGGGGCAACCATTCCAACAACCAGTACCCCGACTTTGAAAACGCCTTGATCAACGACCGTCCCGTCACCGAAGTGATCGCTGACGAGCAGTGGCTGCGGGAAGATTTCGTCAAGGCGGTGCAGGAACGGGGTGCGGAAATTCTCAAGGTGCGTGGCGGGTCGAGTGCGGCCTCGGCGGCCAATGCGGCCATCGACGCGGCCAAATTCTTCAATGAGGCGACCCCCGACAATCAGTGGTATTCCATCGCCGTGCGCTCCGACGGGCAGTACGGGGTGGACAAGGGGCTGATCTTCGGCTATCCCGTGCGTTACGATGGAAAGGGCTCCTGGGAAGTGGTCGAAGGCCTGAATATGAGCGACTGGGCCAAGGGCAAGTTCCAGAAGGTTCTGGATGAGTTGCGGCAGGAGAGGGAAGTCGTCAAGGATCTCTTGCAGTAG